Proteins encoded within one genomic window of Halodesulfurarchaeum formicicum:
- a CDS encoding phytoene desaturase family protein, with translation MTVLSGRDVTVVGAGFGGLATAAYLADAGADVRVIEKNEELGGRAAVMEAEGFRFDMGPSWYLMPDVFERFFDHFDRSPGEFYDLEHLDPHYRLFFKENVGPRPDGDPPGLDRQPAGDRIDITPDLDRTIELFEAFEDGAGAALQDYLDKSQENYEIGMEHFVYEDRSRLRDFLDPRLVKYARGLTLLGTMQDHVEGYFEHPKLRQIMQYTLVFLGGAPRNTPALYNLMSHVDFNLGVFYPEGGIGGVVDALVELNEDLGVEFHADEPVTAIRGTRGNFTVRTDTGEYATDLVVSDADYAHTEQELLKPEARQYDAEYWDSRTYAPSAFMLYLGVEGEVPELAHHTLVLPGNWEDHFDTIFENPAWPEDPAYYVSVPSETDDTVAPAGHSAVVVLVPIAPGLDDDEATRQAYRDKILRDLADETDTDLRDRIVFERIVSVSEYEQFYNSVQGTALGLAHTLRQTAVFRPGHRSGALDGLYFTGSYTTPGIGVPMTLISGEHTANYLIADER, from the coding sequence ATGACTGTGCTCTCCGGTCGGGACGTGACCGTCGTCGGGGCCGGCTTCGGTGGGCTGGCCACCGCCGCCTACCTGGCCGACGCCGGGGCCGACGTGCGCGTGATCGAGAAAAACGAGGAACTGGGCGGGCGGGCGGCGGTCATGGAGGCCGAGGGCTTTCGCTTCGACATGGGGCCCTCCTGGTACCTGATGCCCGACGTCTTCGAGCGCTTTTTCGACCACTTCGACCGCTCGCCAGGGGAGTTCTACGACCTGGAGCATCTGGATCCACACTACCGGCTTTTCTTCAAGGAGAACGTCGGACCACGTCCGGACGGGGACCCACCAGGGCTCGACCGCCAGCCAGCGGGAGACCGCATCGACATCACCCCCGATCTGGACCGAACCATCGAACTCTTCGAGGCCTTCGAGGACGGGGCCGGGGCGGCCCTGCAGGACTACCTCGATAAGTCACAGGAGAACTACGAGATCGGGATGGAACACTTCGTCTACGAGGATCGCTCGCGCCTGCGGGATTTCCTCGATCCGCGGCTCGTGAAGTACGCCCGCGGTCTGACCCTGCTCGGGACGATGCAGGACCACGTCGAGGGCTACTTCGAACACCCCAAACTCCGCCAGATCATGCAGTACACCCTCGTCTTCCTCGGGGGCGCACCGCGAAACACCCCCGCGCTCTACAACCTGATGAGCCACGTCGATTTCAACCTCGGCGTGTTCTACCCCGAGGGTGGCATCGGCGGGGTCGTCGACGCCCTCGTCGAGTTGAACGAGGATCTGGGTGTCGAGTTTCACGCCGACGAGCCAGTTACGGCGATTCGCGGGACGCGAGGGAACTTCACCGTGCGCACGGACACGGGCGAGTACGCGACCGACCTCGTCGTCTCGGACGCCGATTACGCCCACACCGAGCAGGAACTCCTGAAGCCGGAAGCCCGCCAGTACGACGCCGAATACTGGGACTCACGAACGTACGCTCCCTCGGCATTCATGCTCTACCTGGGCGTCGAGGGCGAGGTGCCCGAACTGGCCCATCACACCCTCGTCCTGCCCGGGAACTGGGAGGACCACTTCGACACCATCTTCGAGAACCCGGCCTGGCCCGAGGACCCCGCCTACTACGTCTCGGTTCCGTCCGAGACCGACGACACGGTCGCACCCGCCGGCCACAGCGCGGTCGTGGTCCTCGTGCCTATCGCGCCTGGCCTGGACGACGACGAGGCGACCCGCCAGGCCTACCGGGACAAGATCCTTCGGGACCTGGCCGACGAGACTGACACCGACCTCCGGGATCGGATCGTCTTCGAGCGGATCGTCTCGGTCTCGGAGTACGAACAGTTCTACAACAGCGTCCAGGGCACGGCACTCGGCCTGGCCCACACGCTACGCCAGACCGCAGTGTTCCGGCCCGGCCATCGCTCCGGGGCCCTGGATGGGCTGTACTTCACTGGTTCGTACACCACGCCGGGCATCGGCGTCCCGATGACCTTGATCAGCGGCGAGCACACCGCGAACTACCTCATCGCGGACGAACGGTAG
- the mch gene encoding methenyltetrahydromethanopterin cyclohydrolase, producing the protein MEPLNRMAIELADEALDFADELGVSPHELPSGATVIDFGIEADGGLEAGLLLTELQTAGLATVQTRMDTVADFPRPHVELATDQPGLALLGSQKAGWELALSDFEGLGSGPARAQVAEETEYQRLEYAEAFDLSVLSVETDQQPTDSVAEHVAERAGVDPQAVYLPAYRTASLAGSVSGAGRAAELAVFRLFELGYDPTDVITASGSAPVPPVAASEETAMGRVNDAVVYGGDVHLTVREDDSVLADVASTAAVTYGEPFEAIYERVDWDLSQIDPAVFGPARVTIDVLGGPTYTAGDRHESILASSFGLE; encoded by the coding sequence ATGGAGCCGCTCAACCGGATGGCCATCGAACTGGCCGACGAGGCGCTGGATTTTGCCGACGAACTCGGGGTCTCGCCCCACGAACTCCCCTCGGGCGCGACGGTCATCGACTTCGGCATCGAGGCCGACGGCGGGCTGGAGGCCGGCCTGCTGCTCACCGAGCTACAGACCGCCGGGCTGGCCACCGTCCAGACCCGGATGGACACCGTCGCCGATTTCCCCCGCCCCCACGTCGAACTCGCGACCGACCAGCCCGGGCTCGCCCTGCTCGGCTCCCAGAAAGCCGGCTGGGAACTCGCCCTGTCAGACTTCGAGGGGCTGGGTTCGGGCCCGGCCCGCGCCCAGGTCGCCGAAGAGACCGAGTACCAGCGCCTGGAGTACGCAGAGGCCTTCGACCTGTCCGTCCTGAGTGTCGAAACGGACCAGCAGCCAACGGATTCGGTCGCCGAGCACGTCGCCGAGCGGGCCGGCGTCGACCCCCAGGCCGTCTACCTGCCGGCCTACCGCACCGCCAGCCTGGCCGGGAGCGTCAGCGGGGCCGGTCGGGCCGCCGAACTCGCCGTCTTCCGGCTCTTCGAGCTAGGATATGACCCCACGGACGTAATCACCGCAAGCGGATCCGCCCCAGTGCCCCCTGTCGCGGCAAGCGAGGAGACCGCCATGGGTCGGGTCAACGACGCCGTCGTCTACGGCGGGGACGTCCATCTCACCGTTCGCGAGGACGATTCGGTGCTGGCAGACGTGGCCTCGACCGCCGCCGTGACCTACGGCGAGCCCTTCGAGGCCATCTACGAGCGTGTCGACTGGGACCTCTCCCAGATCGACCCGGCGGTCTTCGGCCCCGCCCGGGTGACCATCGACGTGCTTGGCGGGCCGACCTACACCGCCGGCGACCGCCACGAGTCGATCCTCGCGAGTAGTTTCGGCCTGGAGTGA
- a CDS encoding DUF7533 family protein, with amino-acid sequence MSQLGIVDLFTLGGTLLFALPIGVFGLSLLARGELLLGFVGTGVAAGLVMVERLLWTPEDVPGEFLQSLADRIVERPPEDQ; translated from the coding sequence ATGTCGCAGCTGGGAATCGTCGATCTGTTCACGCTCGGTGGGACGCTTCTGTTCGCGCTCCCGATCGGCGTGTTCGGGCTCTCACTTCTCGCCCGCGGAGAGTTGCTGCTGGGGTTCGTCGGGACGGGGGTGGCGGCTGGGCTCGTGATGGTCGAGCGACTGCTTTGGACCCCGGAGGACGTGCCCGGCGAGTTCCTCCAGTCGCTCGCCGATCGGATTGTCGAACGGCCGCCCGAGGATCAGTGA
- a CDS encoding DMT family transporter: MTLGPDATVYLLAFVPAVIWGFSPVLDKRGMSLSGTALQASLTVVVVDLTLFVLALLVFRGPALLAGLDPAVAGLFLFAGMTGTALGRLAIFVGVDRVGASINSAVVSARPLFATALAFGLLGEPVSLATGVGIVVLVAGLAILSLSKGGDITGWETRDLAYPLASGTLFAFGNVLRRLGLGTGGADVLQAVALNEAGALLVFLGYAAVSGTAGFRSAERRSYLYFAGSGVLTAVALLSMFGALALPAGRVAIVESLASTAPLFTTVFAYFFLKDLERVTRGIVLGALLVVIGVVFVTVEPGLFL, encoded by the coding sequence ATGACTCTCGGTCCCGACGCCACGGTCTATCTCCTCGCGTTCGTTCCGGCGGTCATCTGGGGGTTCTCTCCCGTGCTCGACAAGCGCGGGATGTCCCTTTCGGGGACCGCACTCCAGGCCTCGCTGACAGTGGTCGTCGTGGACCTCACGCTTTTTGTCCTAGCGTTGCTCGTGTTCCGCGGCCCGGCCCTGCTTGCCGGGCTCGATCCGGCTGTGGCGGGGCTCTTTCTCTTCGCCGGCATGACTGGAACGGCCCTGGGTCGGCTGGCCATCTTCGTCGGTGTCGACCGGGTGGGGGCGAGCATCAACAGCGCCGTCGTCAGCGCCCGCCCGCTGTTCGCGACGGCCCTCGCTTTCGGACTGCTCGGCGAACCGGTCTCGCTCGCGACCGGCGTGGGGATCGTCGTTCTCGTCGCGGGCCTGGCGATTCTCAGCCTCTCGAAGGGCGGTGACATCACGGGTTGGGAGACCCGTGATCTGGCCTACCCGCTCGCCTCGGGCACGCTCTTTGCCTTCGGGAACGTGCTCCGACGGCTGGGGCTTGGAACCGGCGGCGCGGACGTGCTGCAGGCCGTCGCGCTCAACGAGGCCGGGGCCCTGCTCGTCTTTCTGGGGTATGCCGCGGTCAGTGGGACGGCCGGCTTCCGGTCGGCAGAGCGCCGTTCCTACCTCTATTTCGCCGGGAGTGGTGTCCTCACTGCCGTCGCCCTGCTCTCGATGTTCGGGGCGCTCGCGCTTCCGGCCGGGCGAGTGGCCATCGTGGAGTCGTTGGCCTCGACGGCCCCGCTTTTCACCACCGTCTTCGCCTATTTCTTCCTCAAGGACCTCGAACGGGTCACGCGGGGGATCGTCCTGGGTGCGTTGCTCGTGGTGATCGGGGTGGTGTTCGTGACGGTCGAACCCGGGCTTTTCTTGTGA